The Nitrospira sp. sequence CGGATGGCAAGCGCGTTTCTACCGGAATCCGTGGCCTGAAAGGTGGTCGTAGTGCACCGGCGTCCTTCAACCGGGTGTTCAGCAGCGCACAATTTTGGGACGGCCGGGCCGCGACATTGGAAGCTCAATCGGTCGGTCCGTTTACGAATCCGATCGAGCACGGCTTTGCCAACTACGATGTGATGAACGCGAAGATGATGAAAATCCCAGGCTATCGGAAACTCTTCAAGCAAGTCTTCGGCGATGACACCATCACGACTGAGAGAGTGGGCATGGCCATTGCCAGTTTCCAGCGTACCGTACTGTCCGGGAATAGTCCGGCGGACCGATTCGATCAGGGAGGAGAAACAGGGGCCATCCCAGAAGCCGCTCAGAGAGGCCTCATCCTGTTCCGTGAAAAGGCACGTTGTACAAAGTGCCACTCCGGGTTCAATTTCACCGACGAAAAATTTCACAACCTCGGCATCGGATGGGACGACAATACAGTAGATCTTGGCCGTTACATGGTCACTCAGAATCCTGAGGAACTCGGCGCATTTAAGACCCCGACCTTACGAGAGATCGCTCGAAGCGCTCCGTACATGCACGACGGCCGCTTCAAGACGCTTAAAGAGGTCGTCGATTTCTACAACAAGGGTGGTGTCAAGAATCCCCATCAGGACAACCTCGTCATTCCGCTAGAGCTGACAGATCAAGAAAAGCATGATCTGCTGGAGTTTCTCCAGACGCTCAACGGCGAAGGCTGGCAACACGTCTCTGCGCCGAAAACATTTCCGAAGTGATCGCACATTCGTAGCGGGCGGGTCATAGAGAGGGACTTCCATCGACGATCGGTCGAGGAAGTCCCTCGTTCATTTCTCAGCCAGGCAAAGATGGCGTGAAGGATTGAGACAGGTACCGATGCAGAATCGCTTGTTCGATGCGCGATCGTCCTCGGTCCGGAGCCGGAAATCGAAGCACCAGATGGATCTTGCCGAATTCCGGCAATTGAATCGTGATGCGTGGTTCAGGAGAAGGGGCTTCCAACAGATTGGTCTGCTCCAGCAATTTCATCTGCCGCACCGCTTCATCCATGAACGGGGCGCATTCGTGTTTGGCTGCTTCCAGTAGGATCCGTTCCGCCCGTTGCCAATCGCCGTCGCTCTTGATTGGAACCGTCAGCGTATAGAGGCCATACTCCTGTTGTGGGTTCTCTTTGATCAAGGGATTGGTAAACAGCAGGCTGTTGGGGAAGACGGTCACGCGACCGGTATACAAATGAGCCGATTGCCCAGGGCCGATCTCCAATAACTTCGTTGCGAACACGTCGTGGTCGAGGACCACTCCCCGGTGGCCGGCGATCTGGATCCGATCACCGACACCATAGACTTTGCCGCCGACTCGAAGCGCGGCTCCGCTCCAGCACAGGATCAGCTCTTTCGTCGCCAAGACTAACGCAGCCGCCAAGGCGATGATGGAGACGGCAAACGCTTGCAGCTCGTGCGCCCAGATAATCACCAAGCCGATGAGAAATGCGAACACGACCGAATTTCTGGTCGTCACGACCCAGCGCCGTTTTGACTCCATGGTGAGCGTCGGGTTGTTGGCGATCCATCGTACGACCAGGGTTCTGACGATGACCAGAAACAGCAAGACGATCAGAGACTTCAATCCATCCAGCGCAAACGAGCTGTCGATCGAAATCCACTCGTTTTGAGTCACGGTCGTCCTCTACTTCGTGGTCAGCGTTTCGCGGGTGCCCGGAACACATTCCTCACGTTTCCATTGCTTGAGGACCTTCTCTTCGGAGAACGTCAGCATGTACCGATAGCAATACAATGTCGGTTTGGCGATGTCAGTTCCTCCTTTGCCCATCATGCTCGTGACCGAATTGGAAGCATCCGCGATAAACGTGGGATTCCAGGTGGTGAGTTCCTGCTCACTGAGCGCGTACCGATAGGTCCAGAGGCTATCTCCGCCGAGGGCTGGGGTCTTGGCTGTGTGTGGGGGGCCTAGTCGGTCACGCACGTCCTCCTGTGTCAGCCGTCCGACCCCTTTTTTGAGATAGGTGTCTCGCCACGGACCTCCACATCCAGAGAGGCCGATCACCAGGACGACAAGCAGGACGCGCGCTATAGTGGGAAGCCCGTTGTTGATCGCGGACGAAATCGAAGCCGACATGCTGATGCCTACGCTACACCGGACGACGTGTAAGTGCAACTCCATGAGACCTTATGCGCAATCATCCTCCTTCCGTTCGACGCGTTCTCACCATTCGGGCAGGGCGGGAGCCGCTCACGGTGGACTGGATTTAGCCATCGGTTTTCGGTACCTTACCTCACGGGGCAAAGGTATGGGTATCCGACGAATTCTTGCCGGGTTCATCATGGGGTTTCTCACTCTGTCTCTGCCGTGTGGCTTAACAGCCGCGACTGAAAGCCGGACGACCAAACCTGAATCGCCTTCGACGACCTTACCGAGAGCTGACACTCTTTCCGTTCCCACCAAGCAGCCCGGATCCAACGGAGAGTTCAAGGTCGGAGACAAGATCAAGCCCGCGACGAACGGTGGAACGGTGCACCAGCTCGCCCTGCTGGTCTCGCCTTCTCACGAGATGATTGGAAAAGATGGCGCACCGATGGTGCTGATTCCGGCTGGTGAGTTTGTGATGGGGAGCGATAAGGGTGATGAAGATGAAGCTCCGACGCATCGCGTCCACCTCAGCGCATTTTACATCGATAAATTCGAGGTGACGAACGGACGGTTTGCCAAATATGTCGATGCCATTCAGAGTGAACCCCCATGGGGATTTGCGGACAAAGAAACGCCTGTCATCCATGCCGACCGTCCGGTTCGATGGGTGAACTGGATGGATGCCATGGGGTACTGCCTCTGGATCGGCAAGCGGCTTCCTACGGAGGCAGAATGGGAAAAGGCCGCACGTGGGACCGACGAACGGGTGTACCCGTGGGGCAATGATCCACCGACCTCGGTGCATGCGACCTATGGATTGAAGGAAGGTGGTGCGGAGAACGTATCGATCATCGGCGATCATCAAAAGGGACAAAGCCCGTACGGCGTGCAAGATCTGGCCGGCAATCTCTATGAATGGGTCATGGATTGGTATGGCGACGATTTTTACGCCCACTTTATCAATAGCCCTGCGATCAATCCGAGGGGACCCAGCGAGGGGACCGCGAAGGTACAGAGAGGGGGATCATATATCAACACTCCGTATCGGCTGCGGTCTTCGTTTCGCACGAAGGGCGATCCGAACGAGCAGGATCCGAACGTCGGGTTCCGCTGCGCTCAAGACGTTCCGAAGCAGCCATAACAGGATGCCGATAAGGTGTTCCAACCTCGTCTCGCGTCGCCCGCAAGCTGATCTCGACGCGGGTTTCGTCTGATTCCGTAACAATACGTGGGAACTTTCAGACGGCTTTCAAACATCACGCAAGGGAGTCATTTCTGCGCCACGCAGGAGGCAATCAGTGAAACGATACCGTGTGAAACCCGGAACCCATCTCTCCCTGAAGCTGTACGATCCGGACGGCACCGGCGAGTACAAGAAGAGCGAGCAAGGCAAGGAAAAGGCAAAAGTTGAGCTGGGCAGGCTCATTGCCCGGCTCGATGGGCTTCAGGAGCGTCTGTATGCCAATGCGACGCGATCGCTTCTTATTGTGCTGCAGGGGATGGATACGAGCGGAAAGGATGGAACGATCAAAAGCGTGATGTCCGGGGTGAACCCGCAAGGCTGCAAAGTGGTGGCCTTTAAGACCCCGTCCAACGATGAATTGGCCCACGACTTTCTGTGGCGGGTTCACCGTGAAGTTCCTCGCCACGGACAGATCGGCATCTTCAACCGGTCGCACTATGAGGACGTGCTGATTACCCGCGTCCATGGATGGGTATCCGATAAAGTTGCCAAGCGCCGCTTCAATCAAATCAAAGAATTCGAGGAACTCTTGACCGAAAGCGGGACGGCCGTGCTCAAGTTCTTTCTTCATATCTCGAAGGAGGAGCAGAAGGAGCGATTGGAAGCCCGCATCGCCGATCCGGAAAAGCGTTGGAAGTGGAGTTCCGGCGACCTTGAGGAACGCAAGTTGTGGGATGACTATCTGGAAGCGTTTGAGGATGTCATCGCGGCGACGAGCACCGAGTGCGCTCCCTGGTATATCGTGCCGGCCAACAGGAAGTGGTACCGCAATCTCGTCGTGGCGGACCGTGTTGTGGATGTGTTGGAAACCATGAAACTTAAGACGCCGCCTGCCCCGGAAGGTGTTGATTTCAGCAAGCTGAAGATCGTGTAGTCGGCTGTCTGGAGCAAGCCAGAGCCCATTAGGTAAAAAATAGGAAATAATGCTGTCCCCGCCCCTTGACAAGGTTTCTTAATGAGCGTAGGGAAAGAACCTGCGGCCCATCTATCATTCGAAGTTCGAGAGATCGGGTAGACCGCGCGGCTATCATCCAGGTCTCTCGGTGACTTCATCGCGAGAGGAGGGTGGATATGGACGACACGACGCCACCTGGCCCATTAGGCCCGCCGATGCGAGGGCGGGTTTCTCGTCGGTCATGCTAACCGATTCTCCGTCGGCTGTGCCATAGAGGCACTTTCAGCCCTCATCGGGCGGTAGCCGTCTCAAGCGGGGATGTCCGGAGAGCAAGAGGAACACAAGAGCCTGGGATTGACGAGGTCTCCCCCGACTGGATACCTTGCATCACGAGTATCGTGCGGGTCTTTCGGGCCGCGACATTCACAATCAGAATTCAGGCGTCCCAAGCGCCAAATCGCGGGCGACCTCCCACCATAGTGCAGGGTCGCCCGCGCTGTTTCTGCTTCCTTTTCTCCTCAATGTTCCGATCAGATGCGATCCGGGAAGTCCGAGATAAGGCCGTCCACACCGAGCGTTTTCATCTTCTTGATCTCGGCAGGTGTATTGACCGTGTAGGCGAACACGATCAGACGTGCTTTGTGTAGAGCCGTTACGAGGGCTTTGGTCACCGTATCGATGCGCAAGCCCACATGAGTCGCTTGCAGCCTGACGGCGGCAGAACCGGGATCCTTGGGCAGCCGTTTAAAGAGCACCAGCGTCTTGGCCTCAGGATCGATTCTTCGTATGTGTTGAAGTTCCTCGTGCACAAAGGATGCGTAGATCACCGGCTTCGTGAAGCCGCCGGCACGGACGACCGCGCAAACATCGTAAGCCAGGCCTTCAGTCTTCAGTTCCAGAATCAGGCCGATGCGTCCACTGCTGATCCTAAGGGCTTCCTCCAGCGTCGGAACCATTTGACCGCTCCCGGCGTCCACCTTCCGTATTTCTTCCAGTGTGATCTCAGAGACGAGTCCGCGACCGTTTATTGTGGGATGGATCCGCTCATCATGTACCAGGATCAGTTCGTCATCGGCGGTTCGTCTGATATCCACTTCGGTGAGTGAACATCGCAGCGTAATCGCCCGTTTGATGGAGGCCAACGTATTTTCAGGCGCGTGACCGCAGGCACCGCGATGGCCGATGCGGAGGATCTTCCCGTTGGGGCTTCCTTTTGGCATGCCACTGTCCTACCATATCGGCGTGGCAGAAAAGAAATCTAAAAACACACCATTGCCCAAGGGTACGAAACGTCGCCGGAAGCCGGCCGGATTCTCTACCGGACTGGCCGCTCAGGAGCTAC is a genomic window containing:
- a CDS encoding polyphosphate kinase 2 family protein encodes the protein MKRYRVKPGTHLSLKLYDPDGTGEYKKSEQGKEKAKVELGRLIARLDGLQERLYANATRSLLIVLQGMDTSGKDGTIKSVMSGVNPQGCKVVAFKTPSNDELAHDFLWRVHREVPRHGQIGIFNRSHYEDVLITRVHGWVSDKVAKRRFNQIKEFEELLTESGTAVLKFFLHISKEEQKERLEARIADPEKRWKWSSGDLEERKLWDDYLEAFEDVIAATSTECAPWYIVPANRKWYRNLVVADRVVDVLETMKLKTPPAPEGVDFSKLKIV
- a CDS encoding c-type cytochrome; this encodes MKRRKLTKSISVRMCMVLGLLLGFSFGEAQAEEYTLKIPYGLEETAVVIPTENPLTKEKVELGRLLFFDKRLSQDNTIACANCHMAKFAFTDGKRVSTGIRGLKGGRSAPASFNRVFSSAQFWDGRAATLEAQSVGPFTNPIEHGFANYDVMNAKMMKIPGYRKLFKQVFGDDTITTERVGMAIASFQRTVLSGNSPADRFDQGGETGAIPEAAQRGLILFREKARCTKCHSGFNFTDEKFHNLGIGWDDNTVDLGRYMVTQNPEELGAFKTPTLREIARSAPYMHDGRFKTLKEVVDFYNKGGVKNPHQDNLVIPLELTDQEKHDLLEFLQTLNGEGWQHVSAPKTFPK
- a CDS encoding formylglycine-generating enzyme family protein; the encoded protein is MGIRRILAGFIMGFLTLSLPCGLTAATESRTTKPESPSTTLPRADTLSVPTKQPGSNGEFKVGDKIKPATNGGTVHQLALLVSPSHEMIGKDGAPMVLIPAGEFVMGSDKGDEDEAPTHRVHLSAFYIDKFEVTNGRFAKYVDAIQSEPPWGFADKETPVIHADRPVRWVNWMDAMGYCLWIGKRLPTEAEWEKAARGTDERVYPWGNDPPTSVHATYGLKEGGAENVSIIGDHQKGQSPYGVQDLAGNLYEWVMDWYGDDFYAHFINSPAINPRGPSEGTAKVQRGGSYINTPYRLRSSFRTKGDPNEQDPNVGFRCAQDVPKQP
- a CDS encoding mechanosensitive ion channel family protein, whose amino-acid sequence is MTQNEWISIDSSFALDGLKSLIVLLFLVIVRTLVVRWIANNPTLTMESKRRWVVTTRNSVVFAFLIGLVIIWAHELQAFAVSIIALAAALVLATKELILCWSGAALRVGGKVYGVGDRIQIAGHRGVVLDHDVFATKLLEIGPGQSAHLYTGRVTVFPNSLLFTNPLIKENPQQEYGLYTLTVPIKSDGDWQRAERILLEAAKHECAPFMDEAVRQMKLLEQTNLLEAPSPEPRITIQLPEFGKIHLVLRFPAPDRGRSRIEQAILHRYLSQSFTPSLPG